In Brassica napus cultivar Da-Ae chromosome A3, Da-Ae, whole genome shotgun sequence, the sequence TTAGATCTTATTTACCTTTTGTTGTTGTAACTTAGAATCTACGTTACAGCATCAAAAAGGAAAGTAACTACACACCCCCTATATATAGTCCAGTCGCGTTGTAACTGTAAATTAGATAGTTCACGCCATATATAAAATCTTGATCATTAGTGGAACAATATCAATGGGGGTTATTACAAAGATGTTTTTCTATATTTGATAAGATATGCTCGAATAAAGAACTATCAAggggttttagatttttttttaatggaattTATTCGTTTTAATTGTGTGTTTGGATAGATATGGGATGCGTCGCGGTGCAAGAGGACAAGAACAATGGAAGGACATCGTCTAAGAGTTGGAGCACTGGCATGGAGCTCATCTGTTCTTTCATCTGGTAGCAGAGACAAGAGTATTCTTCAAAGAGACATACGTTGCGAAGAAGATCATGTCAGTAAACTCACAGGTCACAAATCCGAAGTATGCGGACTCAAGTGGTCTTACGATAACAGAGAGTTAGCATCTGGTGGAAACGACAATAGGGTATGTACCAACTACTATATTCCAAATTTGCggttacattattttttaagtCTTCTTTTCAGCATGGGCTAAaatggttttattaataaatgtttttttttgcagcttTTTGTATGGAACCAACATTCAACACAACCGGTATTGAAATATAGTGAACACACAGCAGCGGTTAAAGCAATTGCTTGGTCTCCTCATGTTCACGGGCTTCTTGCTTCTGGTGGTGGGACTGCTGATAGATGCATACGTTTTTGGAATACAACCACAAATACTCATTTGAGTTCCATAGATACTGGCAGTCAGGTATATTTCCTTAGCTTGACATGACTTCCACGAAACATAACCAACGGTTAGTAATCATCTTTGTTCTTGCATGTGACAGGTATGCAATCTAGCTTGGTCTAAAAATGTAAACGAGCTGGTTAGCACGCACGGATACTCCCAAAACCAAATCATAGTCTGGAAATACCCAACCATGTCCAAAGTAACAAATCTCTTTAACCTTTGACTTTGTATATTACTATATGCATCATTAAGGATATGTAGTTAACTTAACCATCTCTTTTTTGGGGGTTCAGGTTGCAACTTTAACCGGTCACACATACCGTGTTCTGTACCTTGCGGTCTCACCTGATGGACAGACGATTGTAACAGGAGCAGGAGATGAAACCTTAAGGTTCTGGAATGTCTTCCCATCCCCAAAATCTCAGGTATAGAAAGCAATCAACTTATCTCCATTTGTGTACTTAATGATCACAAAATGctatttttagaagaaaaaaaataattcgaTTATTTTCCTTCTCTATGCAGAACACGGATAGTGAAATCGGTTCAACATTCTTTGGTAGAACAACAATAAGGTGAAAAGATCTTACAAAACACACAAAGACAGATCATGAATTTCTATTTCAGTTCTTCAACATCAGCAGCCTCTTGAGTTGGTCTTCTCAACCAACGTTTTTCctaggggtgggcaaaaaatccgaaccgaaccgatcgaaccgaaccgactgaaccgaaaccgatttgaaccaaaccaaagtccATTTCAAATCATTCGGTTGAAGAGTTTTCCAACCCGAATGGTTCAGTTCAATTCGGTttaaactgaaccgaaccgataaaccgaagtgtttttataattatttaaattaaaaatattagtgatatcAAGATATTAAAATCCTAAGACTTAGCCcaagtaattttcttttgcacGAAGGAAATcctaatataatttgatttccATGACACTTCGTCTAACTTTTGTAATATTTGTCATTAAGCCCACATAATTTCCATATTAATtgttataaagttataaactatatttgtaacttttaaaaacatttttatttggtttaatattgaatttaatttacatacttaattttttattatgacCAACGCGATTATTTCATGACAATCATAcatttatgtattaaaacatgATTTCTTGTACAATAAATAAACTAAGAGAAATCTGATTAAACCGAATCGAACCGAAATACAAACTGAATCgaatacaaaccgaaccgaatataaaccgaaccgaacataACTGAACCGAAATcaatccaaaccaaactaactatggtttaCTTCAGCTGGAAAAATTctagaaccgaactaaccaaaccgaaccgaaccgataaaaTAACCGAAGTGCCCACCCCTTTCCAAACGGATGCAAAAAGATAACCATTTTGATATAATACGACCATCTGGGTTtgtcacaaaattttcaaattgtatatctttattcaaatttttctttttattcgtcatcatatataaaaaatttgttgtTCAAATTTACTTACGAACAAACCATTTTTATAATGAGTCCATTAATTATAGATGCAATAATTCGTCGCCCTATTCTCCATATATTACTTCTCTGCTCTCTTGCCCAATATGCATGCACCCCATGGACAGAGACAAGTCAAAAAGTCTCATACATTCtaaaactttttatataaaatcctTGATTGTTTATAACTTCTAAAATCTGACGAATGAAGTCGGATATACAAAGTCATCTTTGTTTGGTTTAACAACCAAAGAAGAAGATTGTGAGGAAA encodes:
- the LOC111214285 gene encoding protein FIZZY-RELATED 2 encodes the protein MEDPTASNATPPTNSSPQLSPPPSMNTPIISLESRINRLINANQSPSPSRSIYSDRFIPSRSGSNYALFDLAKDGKEDGAGSYATLLRAAMFGPETPEKRDITGFSTSRNIFRFKTETNRRSDSFSPFVSDDGPGVSQSPIKALRKVSRSPYKVLDAPALQDDFYLNLVDWSAQNVLAVGLGNCVYLWNASSSKVTTLCDLGADDSVCSVGWNFRGTHLAVGTSNGKVQIWDASRCKRTRTMEGHRLRVGALAWSSSVLSSGSRDKSILQRDIRCEEDHVSKLTGHKSEVCGLKWSYDNRELASGGNDNRLFVWNQHSTQPVLKYSEHTAAVKAIAWSPHVHGLLASGGGTADRCIRFWNTTTNTHLSSIDTGSQVCNLAWSKNVNELVSTHGYSQNQIIVWKYPTMSKVATLTGHTYRVLYLAVSPDGQTIVTGAGDETLRFWNVFPSPKSQNTDSEIGSTFFGRTTIR